A stretch of the Aegilops tauschii subsp. strangulata cultivar AL8/78 chromosome 4, Aet v6.0, whole genome shotgun sequence genome encodes the following:
- the LOC109742404 gene encoding uncharacterized protein, with protein sequence MALTNFIVTAAVVGGALLLFTTDVRKSGAVFRRNARQIRQWLEEDTASAASKSAKEAVPPPRKLDTEVPKDKPKDH encoded by the exons ATGGCGCTCACCAACTTCATCGTGACAGCGGCGGTGGTGGGCGGGGCGCTGCTTCTCTTCACTACCGACGTCCGCAAGTCCGGCGCTGTCTTCCGCCGCAACGCCCGCCAAATCCGACAGTGGCTCGAGGAGGACACCGCCTCCGCCGCATCCAA GTCTGCAAAAGAAGCAGTTCCGCCTCCCAGGAAGCTGGATACAGAGGTTCCCAAGGACAAGCCAAAGGATCACTGA
- the LOC109742403 gene encoding uncharacterized protein has translation MGIAAPPCQQTTTRQVSATTSSAAIYGGRPATASSMSHSQGFHQGSSGVYGFSSDGFDRPGSSQDHDQQQEQQQHHVAQQSRRDKMRVQGFDPAAAAAHGLLPIDGDEHVEPGAMYDHAAAAGASNMLAEMFNFSAQTPSGPSATELLASQMNANYRFGFRQQAPGAVVAGLPGDGGWFGSGGPGRAGVVLGGANLLGETSSPKQQAGGMAGLATDPAAAMQLFLMNPQQQQQSRSSPPSPPPSDAQSAIQHHEAFQAYGNAASSFGGGGAGVVEGQGLSLSLSPSLQQLEMAKQAEELRVRDGVLYFNRQQQQQQQAPSVQQLPMALHGQVGTMGQQLHVGYGPAGVAGVLRNSKYTRAAQELLDEFCSVGRGQTIKGGGRGAGGSSSNPNASKGGPSSSGAAQSPSSASKEPPQLSPADRFEQQRKKAKLISMLDEVDRRYNHYCDQMQMVVNFFDSVMGFGAATPYTALAQKAMSRHFRCLKDAIAAQLRHTCELLGEKDAGTSSGLTKGETPRLRAIDQSLRQQRAFHHMGMMEQEAWRPQRGLPERSVSILRSWLFEHFLHPYPSDADKHLLARQTGLSRNQVSNWFINARVRLWKPMIEEMYQQETKELEGSSAGGGGGGPESGNDPSGADDLHSPTTTGAQQHPQQQVVMQHGGGRYGQQEHGMSGVHPHKLDPGAGPSVADAAFVGLDPAELLGGDAHVGAADDLYGRFEPGVRMRYGPAATGAVSGDVSLTLGLQHAGAGNQGPDGSGRFSLRDYNGC, from the exons ATGGGGATAGCggcgccaccgtgtcagcagacgaCCACGCGGCAGGTGAGCGCAACCACGAGCAGTGCGGCGATCTACGGCGGCCGGCCGGCCACGGCGAGTTCTATGTCCCACTCCCAGGGATTCCACCAGGGCAGCAGCGGCGTCTACGGCTTCTCCTCGGATGGCTTCGACCGCCCGGGATCCAGCCAGGACCACGACCAGCagcaagagcagcagcagcaccacGTGGCGCAGCAGAGCCGACGCGACAAGATGAGGGTCCAGGGCTTCGAcccggccgccgccgctgcccacGGGCTGCTCCCTATCGACGGCGATGAGCACGTCGAGCCCGGCGCCATGTACGACCACGCCGCGGCCGCCGGCGCCTCCAACATGCTCGCCGAGATGTTCAACTTCTCCGCCCAgacgccgtcggggccatccgCCACCGAGCTGCTGGCCAGCCAGATGAACGCCAACTACCGCTTCGGGTTCCGGCAGCAGGCGCCGGGAGCGGTAGTAGCCGGCTTGCCCGGCGACGGCGGTTGGTTCGGCAGCGGCGGGCCTGGCCGCGCTGGCGTGGTCCTCGGCGGGGCTAACTTATTAGGTGAGACGTCCTCGCCCAAGCAACAAGCAGGCGGCATGGCGGGCCTAGCCACCGACCCGGCCGCCGCGATGCAGCTCTTCTTGATGAACCctcagcagcagcaacagtcaaggtcgtcgccgccgtcgcctccgccGTCGGACGCGCAGTCGGCTATTCAGCACCACGAGGCGTTCCAGGCGTACGGCAACGCCGCGAGTTcgttcggcggcggcggggccggcgtgGTGGAAGGCCAGGGCCTATCCCTCTCCCTGTCACCGTCGTTACAGCAGCTGGAGATGGCGAAGCAGGCCGAGGAGCTAAGGGTGAGAGACGGCGTGCTCTACTTCAACcgacagcaacagcagcagcagcaggcccCGTCGGTGCAACAGCTCCCGATGGCATTGCACGGCCAGGTGGGCACGATGGGGCAGCAGCTCCACGTCGGATACGGCCCCGCCGGGGTCGCCGGCGTGCTGCGCAACTCCAAGTACACGCGCGCGGCCCAGGAGCTCCTGGACGAATTCTGCAGCGTGGGGCGCGGGCAGACGATCAAGGGAGGCGGGCGCGGTGCCGGCGGCTCCTCGTCGAACCCTAACGCGAGCAAGGGCGGACCCTCCAGCTCCGGCGCCGCCCAGTCGCCATCGTCGGCGTCCAAGGAGCCCCCGCAGCTGTCCCCCGCCGACCGGTTCGAGCAGCAGCGCAAGAAGGCCAAGCTCATCTCCATGCTCGACGAG GTGGATCGGAGGTACAACCACTACTGCGACCAGATGCAGATGGTGGTGAACTTCTTCGACTCGGTGATGGGGTTCGGGGCGGCGACGCCCTACACGGCGCTGGCGCAGAAGGCCATGTCGCGGCACTTCCGGTGCCTCAAGGACGCCATCGCCGCGCAGCTGCGGCACACCTGCGAGCTGCTGGGCGAGAAGGACGCCGGCACGAGCTCCGGGCTGACCAAGGGCGAGACGCCGCGGCTCCGCGCCATCGACCAGAGCCTCCGGCAGCAGCGCGCCTTCCACCACATGGGCATGATGGAGCAGGAGGCGTGGCGGCCCCAGCGCGGCCTCCCCGAGCGCTCCGTCAGCATCCTCCGCTCCTGGCTCTTCGAGCACTTCCTACACCC GTACCCCAGCGACGCCGATAAGCACCTGTTGGCGAGGCAGACGGGGCTGTCCAGGAACCAG GTCTCGAATTGGTTCATCAACGCCCGCGTCCGGCTGTGGAAGCCCATGATCGAGGAGATGTACCAGCAGGAGACGAAGGAGCTCGAGGGCTCctccgccggcggcggcggaggcgggccCGAGTCCGGCAACGACCCCTCTGGCGCCGACGACTTGCACTCCCCGACGACCACCGGAGCGCAGCAGCACCCGCAGCAGCAAGTAGTAATGCAGCACGGCGGCGGCAGGTACGGCCAACAAGAGCACGGGATGTCCGGCGTCCACCCCCATAAGCTCGACCCCGGCGCGGGGCCCTCGGTGGCGGACGCCGCCTTCGTCGGCCTTGACCCGGCGGAGCTCCTTGGCGGCGACGCGCACGTGGGTGCCGCGGACGACCTGTACGGGAGGTTCGAGCCCGGGGTGAGGATGAGGTACGGGCCCGCCGCGACCGGCGCGGTCTCCGGCGACGTGTCGCTTACGCTGGGCCTGCAGCACGCCGGCGCCGGCAACCAGGGGCCGGACGGCAGCGGCCGGTTCTCCTTGAGAGACTACAATGGTTGTTGA